The Candidatus Firestonebacteria bacterium RIFOXYD2_FULL_39_29 genome segment CATAGCGACGTTCCTCCTTATAATTTTGTTCTCGTAAAACTTATTATACAGGATACGTCGCTGTTTTACTTCATACACATCTTTTGATTATAACTCACTCACGGTTTGTAAAGTTCATAAGGTTTTTAAGGTTTGTAAGGTAAGAACTTTTTCTCAATCAGTAGTTGCTCGATTCATCGAGCGCCTGATTAATCAGGCAACTACTTTTCAACAATACTGAATCTTTCAAAAATATATCCATCACCATAATTTCCCACTGATTGTTTTCTATATATTGTTCCTTCTTCATCCACATAAACACAAGCATCTGTTTTCAAGGGAATTATTTCCAATAGTTTATTCTGACTGTCAAATACCTGCAATTCGCTCACATTGTCTACACTTTTGTTATTTTCAGAAGCTTTTATTTCATCTTTTTCAATTTTCAGATATACTCGAAAATTGCTATCAATTCTCAGCGGGATAATATTAGTTATTCTATAGCCCTTACTTGGGAGTGCTTTTAAAATTATTTCTTTTTTCTTCCCAATTGAGCCCTCATACAAAAATGCTTTGAATTCCACAGGTATATCTGAGTCACTCATTCCTTTAACAACTACTTCCATGTCCCCGAATCCAAATTGCACCGTAAGACCAATTTCTTTTTTGCTGTTATGCTGCAAATCAAGTACTTTTGATGAAAAGTACTTTTTTCCTGAACTTTTAAAATAAAAACCGCCTTTTTCTATGTAGAGATCTGAAAGTGACACAAAATCTATCGGCGAGCAATCCGCAGTAGGAGAAACATGAGTTATAGCATCCAAGGATTTTCCTTTTACATCGACCACCATTACACATTTAAATATATTGATCCCGTTTGATATGATTATCCTTCCCTTCTCATCAATAGTAATATCATTGAATTTTATATTCTCATAAAATGGAAGTTTTTATCATCTTTAGACTTGCCCCTTGTAAACTATACCAATGGATGGTGTTATCTTCTGACTCAGCAACAATTATTTCATCTTTTTGTACAATAAATCTATCTACATTTGCCCCTTTTTTAACCTTAAATAATTCAGTTCTCTTAAATTCTACATCCGTACAAAATAAAAAACAGGTAAGCGCTAAAACCAGCAAGATACTTTTCATTCACACCCCTTTCCTACTCTCTACTACATTAGTAGCAGTTTTTGCGGATTTGTTCAATTATTTAAACCTTTCTGACAGTTTATCCACAAAGCGGGAGATTGGTCTGCAGAAGACAATTAAAGCTGCTCCAATCAAAACTTTAACTAACGCTATTATGATATTATTCAAGGCAAGAGATGCAAGATCTGGGGTGAGTTTGGTAAGACCTATCATTTGTACTGCCCTGTTCACAAGAAATACTATATCCAGCATCAAATATACCCCTGCGGCAAAAAATAATATCTGCTGAACTCCCTCTTTTCCAATTCCAATATTTACATCTGTATTTTCACTATCATTAATTAAGAAAGATGATATTTTTTCTGTTTTAAAAACAAGAAACCAGCAGATAAATAGATAATACACCACCATCGCAATGATAATCCCTATAATGAAATAATAGACAGACAATGTCACGTTTGGATAATCAAATGGCTTGACCAGCATTGGAATCATTGTGAAAAACTGTAACAATCCAATCACCGCAAAATATAGACCTAGAACTTTTGATACAACACCCATCAACTCTCTTTTTTTCATAAATCCCCCTTTGATTAAGTTTTTTAAATTTATTGTAGTGCTTTCCTCTTCACTATCGCACCCTTAACAACTTCAGCATCTAACCCGGTTACTTGGGCTAATAGCTTGAAGACACTGGTGTTGCCTTTGGCTTTTAGGTTTACGGTCAGGGTGATGGTGCCATTTTTAATGTCTAGCTTTTCTACGGTTTCGGGTAATGAAGTCCTAAACACTTTACTTGTGTGCCAATTCTTTGACTTTTAAATTTAGTTTTTTTATGGCATTTCTGCTCTCGGCTAGCGAATGTTCAAGATATTCCTGTTTCGACATCTTTTTTGTTGCTAAATACATTTTTTCGCGAACATTATGTAAATCTCTTATTACTTTTGGAACTTTCATCTTAGACCTCCTCCGGAGTGCAAATATCTATTACCGGGTAATTCAATTCTTTATTAATGCTGTTTACTTTATATCTGGTGTTTGTTTTTACTATATGCTGCATATTCCAACTTACAATAAAATCTATTCTATTAACAACCGCTATACTTATATGAACCGCATCAAGCCTGTATTTTACAGGAACAACACCGGCTTTTACATATTTTTCAGTCAATTCCGTTGTTTCAGATGTTTCCTCAAGCATTATTAATTCATAATTATTTAACAAATTTCTAAGCCTGCTCCTTCTTGGCTCACCTGCATTCTGGATTTCCAGCGCAACAACATTTGAAATATAATATTCGTTTTGAGTGAAATTCATATTCTTGAAAAACTCTTTTGTTATAATTTGCTTCTCAACTGCATCCTCTGAGTAATACATGCTTGGAACCGATGTTTCCAGATAATATTTAATCTTTCTCGACATACCAATCCTCTTTGTTAATCAATTATGCTAATATTATATCTGATTTAAGTATAACCTATAATATTAATTTCTTCAACTTATTTTAAGAATATAAGGAGGGCAGTTAAGACTATATTTGCTCATCTTTCTGTTATTTACTGCAACCCTTTCCTCTTCACTATCGCACCTTTAACCACTTCTGCATCTAACCCGGTTACCTGGGCTAATAATTTAAAAACGCTGGTGGTGCCTTTGGCTTTTAGGTTTACGGTCAGGGTTATGGTGCCGTTTTCGATATCGAGTTTTTCAACCGTCTCGGGCAACAGGTTTCTTTGTAACTCGGTGACGCCTTTTAGTTGGATTTCGAAGACGGCCTTGGAATATAGTTTGGAAAGGCCCAAGTCGGCTTTCACTAAGGATTTTATTACTAAACCCGGAGGGAGCTTTGCTTTTAGCAACTGCAAGGCTTCTTCCTCTGGGATGTTTTTCGTGAGTTCAAACTCGAATACTTCGCACGTACTGGATACTCCTACGGGTAACGCCGGGGAGAATGCCACTTTTGGATGCGGATTAAAGCCTTCTGTCTGAGCCAGGGGCATACGGCTTCTGACCAGGGCGCGAAGGACTGCGTTTAAGAGTTCCAAGTGCGAGACGAATTTTATTGTTTCTGTCTTTTCGTAAGTGACGCTGTATTTAGCGACGGCGAACTTTTTAAACCTGCTTGAATTTGCGCCGCCTGCCGAGGAAACTTCCTCTGTTTTTTGTTCTTTATTACAGTCGTCACCGATACCGCAGGAGACACAACCCTCCGTCCTGCAATTTCCTGTTGTTTCGCCTTTCAACGACTTTTCATACTCTTTTTTTAAGAACTCTTTTGAAACTCCGGAAGAAATATGGTCCCACGGGAGAATTTCATCCAAACTCCGCTTTCTTGATGAATAAAACTCAGGATCTACTCCTGATATTTTAAAAGCTTCATCCCAGGCCGTCTGTTTGAACATTTCATGCCACGCGTCAAACCTTGCGCCTTTTTCATAGGCAAGTTTAATAACTTCAGCCAGTTTTCTGTCGCCTCTGGAAAATACTCCTTCCAGGGCTGAGAGCTCCAGACTGTGCCACTTTAGCCATCTTGGATTAACATTTTTTCTGAGCAAGTCTACTTTTCTTTTCAGTTCTGCTGTAGTATCCTGAGCCTGCCACATGAACGGGGTATGAGGCTTTGGAATGAAAAACGAGATACTGACGGTCAAACCTCTGAAATTCCGGCTCACAACTTTACAGGCCGAGTTTACTTTTTTCGAAAGCTCCCCTATGGCAATTACATCCTCATCTGTTTCCGTCGGGAGCCCTAGCATGAAATATAACTTAATATTGTTCATCCCTGACCTGACACCGGAGGTACATGCGGTCAGCAAATCCTCTTCTGTCACACACTTATTAATTACGTCACGGAGCCGTTGAGTTCCGGCTTCAGGCGCAAACGTCAACGTTGATTTTCTTACAGAGTTGAGTCCTGCAGCCAGCTCTACCGAGAATGCGTCAATCCTTGAAGAAGGCAAGGATACAGAAACACTCTCACCTTCAAAAGACTTGTTAAGCTCTCTTAGCATTTCCTTAATCTTTGAATGATCCGTTGAGCTCAAGGAAGAAAGTGAAAGTTCGTCAAACCCCGTATTTTTATAGCTTTCCATGAAGGCATTAAGAAGTCCTGATACCGACCGCTCGCGTAACGGTCTTGTAGTAATACCGCTCACACAGAACCTGCAGCCTCTCGTACATCCTCTCATTATCTCCAGCGATATCCTGTTTTGAATGATATCCATGTAAGGCACGACAGGAGCAACCGGTTGATAGGCCTTGTCCATATCTACAACAATTCTTTTTTTAATTACTTCAGGCGCTTTTTTATTAGTCTGCTCAATCTTTTTAATGGTTTTATCTTCATTGTATTCCTGTTTGTAAAAAGAAGGAACATATACACCTTTTATCTTCGCAAGCTCTTCGAGTAACGCTTTCTTCTTTAGCCCTGAAGCTTTTCCGGCTTTGACCGTATCAATAATATCATTTATCGCCTCTTCTCCTTCTCCGACAAGAAACAGGTCAAAAAAGTCCGCAACAGGTTCAGGATTAAAAGCTGAGGGCCCTCCTCCGATAACAAGAGGGTACTCTTCTCCTCTATCCGCAGATAAAAAAGGAATAGCGGAGAGCTCTAATATCTGAAGAATATTTGTATAGGTCATTTCATACTGGAGAGTGAAAGCCAGTATATCAAATTTTATCGCGAGAGTAAAAGTTTCCAGCGAGTATAACGGCAGGCCTTTTTCCTTAAGCTTTGCTTCCATGTCAGGCCAGGGAGAAAATACGCGTTCAGCCAGAGCATCTGCTCTTTCATTGATAATTCCATATAATATTTTAAACCCGAGGTAAGACATCCCGACTTCGTACGTTTCAGGAAATGCCAGCAATACTTTCACCTCTGTTTTAGCATGATCCTTATAAACAGCGTTTTGTTCGGAGCCGATGTATCTTGTGGGATGAGAAACAAAAGGAAGAACTTCCGAGTAAAGACGTTCCTTAAAATTCATTATATTCGTCATGATGAGAACTTTTTAATAGACATATGTATATTCAGGAGAATTCCCGCCAAAAACATTGAAAAAAGAAGGGAAGAACCTCCATAGCTCAAGAAAGGGAGCGGCACCCCGACAACGGGGAGCAGCCCGAGTGTCATTCCGATATTAACAAAGACCTGCGTTATAAATATTGACACTATTCCCGTGGCTAATATTGTACTCGTTCTATCTTTTGCGTAAATAGCAATTTTGATACCTTCCATGATAAGTATATAGTAAAGAAAGAGTATTATAATAGCACCGGTAAAGCCCAACTCTTCTCCTATAACAGAAAAAATAAAATCCGTATGATGTTCGGGAATAAAATTCAACTGTGACTGAGTACCTTTAAAAAGACCCTTACCAAACAGTCCGCCCGAACCAACAGCTATCTTTGATTGAATCAGAGAATAACCGCTTCCAAGCGGATCAGCCTCCGGGTTTAAAAAGCTTGTGATCCGTTTTTTCTGATAATCTTTCATCAAAAAGAAATAGAATATCGGAGCAAGCGCAGCCAGAAGGCCAAAAGTCGCGAAAAGATACCGTTTTTTCATTCCGCTGATAAAGAGCATGAAAAATACCATGGGAATAAAAATAAGCGTTGTCCCCAGATCCGGTTGAAGAAGGATTAAAGACATCGGCACACCGATTATAACAAAAGTCTTACCCATGCCTTCCAGAATATCAATCTTTCCTTTGTTGTCTGAAATAAATTTTGTAAGCATTAAGACAAGAGAAGCCTTGGCAAATTCGGAAGGTTGAAAAGCAATAGGACCGAGATGGAACCACCTGACGCTTCCAAAAACATTTTTTCCGACCAGAAGCAGTATCAGCAAAAGACCTATTGTTGTATAATACATCCAAGGGGAGAACCCGATCCAAACCTCATAGCTGATGGTACTGACGATAATCAGCATAATAAATGAAATAATAACCCATATTGCCTGTTTTACAAAAAAGTTATATCTAAAACCTGTTGATTCATATGTACTCGTCGCGCTATAGATCATAACAAGACTTATGATGCTTAAGAGAGCTATGACAATAATTACTACTTTATTTAAGCTCTTTATGCTCTGTTTTTCTAGCAGCTGCATACCGCTCCTTCTTTAATTTAAAATAGGATTCTATTACCTGCTTGCCTATAGGCGCCGCGTTTTCACCCCCGGAACCTCCGGCTTCAATAAATACCAGAACAGAAACTTCGGGGTTAGCAAAAGGCGCATAGCCGACAAAAGCCGCATGTGACAAGCCGTGAGGATTTTCCACCGTAGCAGTTTTTCCCGCAATTCCATAAACGGATTTTGCTTTACCGCCCGTCCCGCCTGAATTTACCGCTTTCCATAAACTCTTTTTTACGACCTCAAGAGTTTTGGCGCTAATGGCAAAACTTTTTAGCATTCCTTTTTCTATTTCTTTTCCCCCGACAGATTTTACCAAATGAGGCTTATATGAAGTACCATTATTAATTACTACATCATAAGTTGACAGAATCTGAAGCGGATTAGCCGTAATATAGCCCTGTCCTATCGAATACTGTATGGTATTTCCGGGGAACCAGGGAATGCCGTATTTATCCTTCTTCCAAACAGGGGTCGGGACAAGCCCCGCTTTTTCCCCGTCCAGATCTACCCCGGTTAAAGAACCATAACCAAAAAGCCCTGCATACTCCGATATTTTGGCTGCAGTGACAGTGAGTCCCAATTGATAAAAATAAATATCGCAGGACTGGGAAATAGCATCCACAATGGAAATTACTCCGTGACCTTCCGATTTCCAGCAGTCATAAGTCCAATCCTTACCGTAATGATAAGTTCCCCGGCAAACAAATACATCACTGGTAGTAAGTTTATTTTTTTCCAGCGCGGTCACAGCAGGAACTATCTTAAATACTGATCCCGGAGAGTAAAGCCCTCCCACCACCCTGTTTAAAAAAGGCTGTTCGGGATCATTTAATATTTTACTCCATTCTT includes the following:
- a CDS encoding penicillin-binding protein 2 yields the protein MALERVQDKEQKKRFKFLIAFGSLLIGIIFLRLFYIQLISYWKFKSLAESNSTRIVPKRAARGIIYDRYGEKLADSVPSYTVSIIPVDLKDSEKVIPMLAKILGILEEEINQKIENQKQKVFEAIKIKGDLKASVISIIEEHRPELPGVIIHTEAKRNYPNKEIAAHVIGYVGEVNLNDINKSKCYVGDTIGRAGIERKYDAELRGINGASKIMVNSSGKEIKSLGDDPFTKGTDLVLTIDLKLQKAAEEYFKGRRGVIVCMNPGNGEVYALVSKPSFDPNIFCGQLDKKEWSKILNDPEQPFLNRVVGGLYSPGSVFKIVPAVTALEKNKLTTSDVFVCRGTYHYGKDWTYDCWKSEGHGVISIVDAISQSCDIYFYQLGLTVTAAKISEYAGLFGYGSLTGVDLDGEKAGLVPTPVWKKDKYGIPWFPGNTIQYSIGQGYITANPLQILSTYDVVINNGTSYKPHLVKSVGGKEIEKGMLKSFAISAKTLEVVKKSLWKAVNSGGTGGKAKSVYGIAGKTATVENPHGLSHAAFVGYAPFANPEVSVLVFIEAGGSGGENAAPIGKQVIESYFKLKKERYAAARKTEHKELK
- a CDS encoding rod shape-determining protein RodA, with the translated sequence MQLLEKQSIKSLNKVVIIVIALLSIISLVMIYSATSTYESTGFRYNFFVKQAIWVIISFIMLIIVSTISYEVWIGFSPWMYYTTIGLLLILLLVGKNVFGSVRWFHLGPIAFQPSEFAKASLVLMLTKFISDNKGKIDILEGMGKTFVIIGVPMSLILLQPDLGTTLIFIPMVFFMLFISGMKKRYLFATFGLLAALAPIFYFFLMKDYQKKRITSFLNPEADPLGSGYSLIQSKIAVGSGGLFGKGLFKGTQSQLNFIPEHHTDFIFSVIGEELGFTGAIIILFLYYILIMEGIKIAIYAKDRTSTILATGIVSIFITQVFVNIGMTLGLLPVVGVPLPFLSYGGSSLLFSMFLAGILLNIHMSIKKFSS